The Bdellovibrio bacteriovorus W nucleotide sequence ATCAATGGAGATCATTGGCTTATCAACATCCCCACCAAAGGTCATAAGAAAACCGAAAGCCATCGGCATTGCAATGAAATATGCAAAACAAGAACCTAAAATAAACAATCCCGTGCCAGAAAAAATAAAAGCTGCTGAATACTTTTTCTCTTTATTATAAAGGCCTGGAGCTATAAAGAGCCATACTTGATAAAGCCAAAGAGGACAGGAAACTAAGACCCCTGCCAGCAAAGAAAGTTTTAAGTGCGCAATAAATTTATCCAGCGGCCCTGTATAAATTAAGCCGCCTTCTGGTAGGTAGGGTAGAATCGGCGCACGGACAAAATCAAAAATCTTTTCACTGAAGGCGTAACAAGCAATTGTTGCCATCAAAAGAATCAGTACGCAATTAATCAAACGCGTGCGCAACTCTGCTAAGTGATCGTATAAAGATTGCGACTTTGCGTCGAGGTCTTCTGATCTCATGATTTTTGTTTCTCATCTGCTGCGGAATTATCAGAACTTTCTTGAATGCCCAGATCTAATTGTTGAGGCTCGTTCTCCTCTGGCACTATGGGCTTAGCTTCTTGATGGGTATGTTTAGTGCGAGGCTTTGAGTTTAAATCAAAATCAACTCGAGCTTGTTGCTTAAGTTCATCACCAAGTACGTTCGTAGATCTTTTTAATTCGTTAATAAAACGACCTAAGGTTCTTGCTAACTGTGGAAGTTCCTTGGGCCCAATCACAATGAGCGCAAGAACTCCTAAGAAAATAATTTCAGACATTCCAAGGCCAAACATGGCGCCAGAATATTAGAATCACCCTTGCTTGCCAAGCTTTACTTGATCCTCAGGAAGCAATGTAACCCCCATCTCAACAAGTTTTTCTCGTGCTAGCTTTGAGCCGGTTTTCATATATTTCTCATAGAGCCTCAGAATGCTCTCGTCAGATTTAATAAATGAGTTTTGGCTGACATAACTCAACACATCGACAAACTCCAAGAATTGTCTTGAGAAGCTCTCATATACCCTAGCCATCATAGCCTCTTTGGTGTATTGCGCTAAGCTCGCGTAGGCGGCCCCACCAATATCTGCGTAATAATCTATATCCACAATTTTGCGTGAAAGCGAGTCGCCGAAAAATCCACTGATATAGAGCGCCTTATCACCCAGTCGGCGCAACATACTGTATCTTTCTAATGTCGCGGTATTTTGTGCTAATAGGAAGGCTTCGGCTAAAGTGTCGGGCTCTTTTTGCCCAGATTCCATCACGTAGGCACTGTCGTGTAAGCGACGGGCATCTAGGTACTCTTCTAGCAGCGACACCAAGTAGCTCTCTGCCATTGGCAACGTCTGCACCCGACATTGATTCATGCCTTGGCGAACCATGTCTTGGAAGTACTCTCGGGGACTTAATAAAAGATCTAAACGTTTCGACGAATTCTCAGCACCCATAACACTATTTTAACAATGTTCAGATCGCTTCCGGTTAAAAAATTTTGAGA carries:
- a CDS encoding sec-independent protein translocase protein (COG0805 Sec-independent protein secretion pathway component TatC), encoding MRSEDLDAKSQSLYDHLAELRTRLINCVLILLMATIACYAFSEKIFDFVRAPILPYLPEGGLIYTGPLDKFIAHLKLSLLAGVLVSCPLWLYQVWLFIAPGLYNKEKKYSAAFIFSGTGLFILGSCFAYFIAMPMAFGFLMTFGGDVDKPMISIDQYMGFFTQMCFMFGLAFEMPLIIIILGMMGIVSQQFLKDNRRYAIMTIAVIAAIITPPDLLSMVMMLGPMLLLFEAGVFVVGFFEKKREAAMTVNERE
- a CDS encoding putative sec-independent protein translocase protein (COG1826 Sec-independent protein secretion pathway components); its protein translation is MFGLGMSEIIFLGVLALIVIGPKELPQLARTLGRFINELKRSTNVLGDELKQQARVDFDLNSKPRTKHTHQEAKPIVPEENEPQQLDLGIQESSDNSAADEKQKS